The sequence tttgctaGGTGCAGATGCATTAATTATAGTTCCCAGAGAACTGTTCCCTTTTGCTTAAAATAGTATCAAATTTTCCATCCAAGTCTTCTATGAATAGAGGCAATGCGAGTTGACATTAGGACAGAGCTTTGGAACCTGGACATGACACAGTCTACCTTCGGTTCTCCACGAGGCTTCAGTCAGCTGGGGCTCTCAGGCCTTAGTttgtcctctgtaaaatggaaacgaAATATGCTCATTCCTTTACTTTAGGAGGTTTTAGGGAAATTATTTaaagaccattttttaaaaaaaaatgtgctgagTAACTCAAGCAGAAGGCAATGGATGTGAGGGAATTGGGCGGGGGAAGAAATCCACTTAATATGAGTTGAGTTATTTTCTGGGTTCTTTAGATAAGACACAGAATGATTTTAAGCTCACAATCATGACCATCGCAAGGCTTGACTTTTGGAAAAGAGCTATGATTCATTTCTATTCCCGGCAACTTGTATGTAAGAGAGTGATTCTTGGCCCTGCTCTGAGATTTAAACAATATTTGAGTCCCAACTCAAAAAAACCCTAATTTTATATCTAAGGATAATTTAAGCTCTTTATGTAAATTCTTAGATTATTTTTGTGAGAAGAGACCAGATATTTTACCTCCAGATGAAAGCTCAGTGCTTTGGAGTacagttttcttataaaataacccatgtctttattttttcctgcagACAAAATTGTGTGGAGTATTACCCCATATTCATGATTACATTGTGGATGGCTGGATGGTATTTCCACCaaggtaattttaaaatgcagtcaACTCTGTTCTAATGAGGTTTATGGTTCTCAGAACTATTAAGGAGCAGACAAGCAACCACACATCTATGGATCCTGgaaattgttttaaacaaaacacGCAATGTCTGTGTGTATCAGAGTACTGTGCTACAGACAGGCTAACTTTGGCTTCATTCTCAATTAATTcagtaattgtttttaaaacttggaaCAAACCGAATGTTGGGCACTCTAGAATGCAAAATGACATGAAATTTGTCTTCAGATCTGATtctctaaaattctaatttatctGCAGGAACAGAACACAGAATTAACAACTCACCCTAACTATTATAGcttctatttattgagcacttactatgcagCAGGCACTGCCTGGTATAAATCCTGTATAAATCCTGTACATGAGatatacatgtattatctcatgtaGAGGATTTATAAGATTAAAAACCTTCCTTTGAGGTAGGTTCTATAGTTAATTCCTGCTTTGCAGATAAAGACATTGAAgtagagagaggttaagtaatgtgtCCAACTTTTCATTCACCAATGTAGGAGAAAATTAGCTTCCAAGTACAGAGCAGGGTCTGCTAGTATTTGACCCAATAACCCATGTACCTTTTCTCAGTTTCCCAAGAATGTGGTGCTATTGTTTGTATATAGCAACTCTACACatgtactctttttaaaatttttgaattacagttgacattcagtattattttatattagtttcaggtgtacagcatagtggttagatattaatataatttattaattttagacTCATTGATCCCCCcaatgagtctagtacccacctggcataaTAACTATGCAGTTATTAtcctattattgactatattccctacgctatACTTTATTTCCTcgtgactgttttataactaccaatttgtacttcttaatcctttcctccttttcatcCTACAAACATGTACTTTCTGTTTGACGGGTATCCTTGGTGAGCTGTGGGCTTTACCCAAACTCTGCCTGTCCCTTTCACAGGGGATCAGACCAGCACCAGCTACCTTAGTTAGAGAAATTTAATCCCTTTGGCTTTCTGATAACTCTGCTTGCCTCATTTGGGTTTGACCCTTGATGGCTAAGACTTAAATAAACTGAAATCCAGCTGCTTCCAAAGGCAGCCcttcttcttgtaatttttacTATCAACTGAggaatttcagataaaatgtCCTTGAGAGAAACCCTTCTTAACTTTATTCCAACTCCTACTTTTGTCCCTTAAGGGCACGAATGAAGGCGGTCGTTCCTTGTCCGGCGAGACCACATTAACAACTAACAAGAAAAGTGCCGTTTGATGCTGCGGCTCAGCCTTTGCCATTCCACCCTTTGGATTTCACTGTGATGGGCCAACTGCCTGTCAGGAAAGGGTTTCTCCAGTAACTTCTTGTtgtaattttctcttccttctttctcatccAAAGTGAGCTGCCTACTCACTGCCCCTGAATAGATCTCACTGGCTTTATGGGAGTGATTCATTAGATGGGGATTTTCGAAACTGTGGCACGCTCAGAATCTCGCTCCTTCTTCGGGCGCCAGGTAActataccacctcttcttctcCAGCTCTGTGTTTGTCCCCCTCCTTCTCGTCCTTCAGGCCCCAACGCCAGTGTCATCCCGTCAGAGGGGCCTCCCGTCACCCCTTTCTAAAGGCGACCTCTTCCCGTTGCTGCTGTCCCTTCcctctttatttccttcaccgCACTTTCTAATctatcattttcttcttatttctctctttgtttgttgtctgtctttGCTGATAAACTCCATAAAAGCTTGTTTCTATTTCACTGCTAACCCCAACCCTTAGAATAATACCTGGTATATAGTAGAAACTAAAGAGAAGATGTTTGTGACCTAATAACATGATGAATTTGATTCTATCCAGCCTATCAGAGTCCCACAGATAGACTCCAAGTGGTCCCTAATAATTTGCATCTGTGAggtgcagagaaagagagagagagggttcCTCATGTAGCGAAGatagtgatatttttctttggacAGTATAGCAGAACATCGCACCacactttacatttcttttgggtaaatcttgtttttaaagaactcCACAAATCTTGTGTACCagttgatgagttttgacaagtgGATATACCTGTGTGACCCAAGTTCCTATCAAGATACAGGACGTGACTACCAATCAGAACATTTCCTCATGCCTTTCCAGTCAACCACTTTCAGAGGCAAATACTGTCCTGATGTTTTACATCCTGGTTTAGTTTTTCCCTTCCTGAACTTTCCATAattggaatcatatggtatgtctTCTTGTAAAATGCTTCATTGACTCAGCAAAATGTGTCGGAGATtcaccatgttgttgcaagtatctgtttgttttcattgctgagtgatattccattgtatgattaTCACAGTTTGGTTATCCGTTCTCCTGTTCATAGACttctgggctgtttccagtttttggctatggTGAATAAAACTGCAACGAACATTCTGTACAAGGCTTTTTATggacatgtgctttcatttctcttgggtaaatacataggaatggaattgctgggccaaaagtatgtttagttttataagaaactaccaggACTTTTCCCAGACTGgctgtattattttgcattcccaccaacaatgtctGAGGATTCCAATatcaccaacatttggtgttgtcactctATTTAAATTCGAGCCATTCTGGTGGGCGTGCAATGGTatcatctcattgtggttttaaatcaCCGTTTGCTGATATTGAATGATGTGGAATAATGTGGAAAATTGTTTCATGTGTTCATTGCTACATTTACATCTTCCTATATGAGTCGTCTATTCATTTTGCCCACttaaaaaattgagttgtttttttgtcACTGTTGCACCGTCGGAGTTCTCTATATATCCTGGACAGGTCTTTTGTCAGATGTGTGTTTTGTGAGCATTTTCCCAGTTTTCACACCACATTTTTAGAGATTGCCATTAAATTCtgtatcttttctattttgtctcTATAGTTTTTGCTGCTTGTCTGGGTCTGGTGTATATATATGCCCGTCACCAGTTCTTCTGGGGATATTCGGAAGCTGCTAAAAAAAGGTAAGGAGAACCCAAGAATTGGCTGTTTAGGAAAAAAGTAGCAGGATGGAGTCTGAATTCTTGCCTGTTCTGAGAGTATTAACAGCACTGATGGCTGTGATGGGAAAAGTGATCTCTGGTGCCTGAGGCCAAGTCTCACCAGCTCACACAAAACTAGGCGTGAGACAGGAAAAGGCAAGGATAAAGGGCGCTCTTTGGTCGCTGCACTTTATAAACTGTTGCAAAAATGTTGCACTATCTCCAAAAAGTTACTAAGGAAATCATCTTGCCCAGCCTTAATAATCCTTTGAATGTTCAAAGGAACCAATTAACTCTGTGGCTGGCATCCGCTTTAATTTATGTGACGAATCAAAATCTTCAAATGGCAGAACCATGGAAATTCTGGGTAGTGTCAACTGTCAGTGGGCTACCCCAGGGCGTCCCAGCTTCCTCACTGTATAGCCTTTTACCAGTCTCTCCCTCATCCGCCCTGCAGGATCACTGGGTTCCGGCTGAGTCTGGGGATTTTGGCCTTGTTGACCATCCTAGGCACCCTGGGGATTGCAAACAGCTTTCTGGATGAATACCTGGACCTCAACGTTGCCAAGAAACTGAGGCACTTCTAACTTTCCCCCTCCCTTTGCTCCAATGTTTGCAGACAATGTTGCCACTCTGAAGGTTAGCTATATGGTATCACCTGTTCAATTAAACAATAAAAGtctgtaatttgtttttcttgaaacTGTTTTGTAGAAACACACACTTTAGAGAATACATTTCCTGTCTGTTTAAGAGCTGAGGGGATGTATTCGTCTCATCAGTGAAAGCCTGCTGAGCCCTGGTTTTAGAAGGGCTTGCTGAAGTCGTGACTGCTCCTGGGGAAGCAGGCAGCCTGGCCCATATGTGGCTTTCTGTGGACCACTGCCATCATCCGCTTCTGAGACGGCTTCTCTCTTGATGGAAAGTTCCAGATAGATGCTGATAAGGCAGCCGAGCCCACCGCCTTGGTGGCAGGAAACCAACAGAAGGGGCTGCACGTGGGGGACGTCAGGCAAACACACAGAGTAAGTAGCCAGGGAAGAGTCAGCAACGAAtagcataaaataaattcagCTGTGAACTGGACTTtatagagaaaaaaggaaaaagaaagcaaaggcatATCGTTTTAAGGAACCACGCAGGGGCCTCTGCTCAGTGAATGTTCTTGCCCCTGGCAGGGGAAGGAGGTTCACAGTCAGGGCTGCAGGACAGGGCTGCGTCCTGATGCGCCCCCTGAGTCGTGGGGCTTGGGGCCCGTGGCTGTTGGGAACCTATGTCAGTCACTGGCTGGCACAGCTGCACACGacctttcttcactttcttcatctgtaaaataggaatgagtCCACCTCATGGTACTCAGGGACACTAGGAAAATGGAATGATGAGCATATACAACCCATGCTAACATGCAGAAAAGAGCTCTCtgttaatctttccaaagaaagtTGGCCAGTCTTGAATCTGATGTGGGCATCTTCAAGAAGCTGTTGAATAagacttctctttttttgtgtgagtACAAAGGAAGTTACAAAGACTATAAACAATAGCAAAAGAAATCAAGGCATTTAAATACCAGCATTCCCAGAATAGGAGGAGAGAAACATGACAGCCTCATGCATCCCAAGTACCAGTACTAAATATCCAAAAGTACGCTGAGAACGTATTGGTCTGGAAGTGGGGATATCTGGATACAAGA comes from Rhinolophus ferrumequinum isolate MPI-CBG mRhiFer1 chromosome 18, mRhiFer1_v1.p, whole genome shotgun sequence and encodes:
- the MGST2 gene encoding microsomal glutathione S-transferase 2 isoform X1, encoding MAGNSILLAAVSVLSACQQSYFALQVARARLKYKITPPAVFGSPEFERIFRAQQNCVEYYPIFMITLWMAGWYFHQVFAACLGLVYIYARHQFFWGYSEAAKKRITGFRLSLGILALLTILGTLGIANSFLDEYLDLNVAKKLRHF